In Archangium lipolyticum, the genomic window CTCGTTGGAGGAGGCGAGGGCGGTGGTGGAGGAGTTGGGGCTGCCATCGGCCAGGGGAGTGGCGATGGCGGGCATGGCGGCCGAGCCACCGCCCCCGGCGGACCTGGAGAGGAGGGTGAGAGATGCCTACGAGGCGCTATACGGGCCGGCCCAGGCTGCACTGCCGGATTCGCTGGGGAGGGCGAGGTGGATGCGGGCCCTGGCGCTCTCACCGCGCTACATGGGGGAGGGGGTGAGGGAGGCGGCGGAGGAGATGTTCAGCTCACGGGCGGTGCTGCTGTCGGTGGGCATGTCGATGATGCTGTACATGGTGGCGTGGGCGGCGCCCGAGCCTGTCTTCTCCAAGGCGTTCGCCACGGCGGTGACGATAGGGCTGCTGATGACGTACACGGCGGTGGAGCTCTACAACGTGGGGCAGGCGTGCCTGAGGCTGTACCGGGAGGCGGAGGCGGCGAGGACGCAGGCGCAGTTGGAGGCTGTGGCCGAACGCTTCGGGAAGGAGATGGGGGGAGTGGGGCTGAGGGTGCTGGTGACGCTGGCGGGAGCGAGGCTGGCCAGGGCGTTGCCGGAGGTGCCAGGAGGAGGGCTGTGGGGGATGCTGTCACCGCCGCGATATGGCTTCGCGGGAGGAGGAGGGAGGGGAGGGCTGAGGGTGGGAGAGAGGGCGGGGGCGCAGGTGAGCGTGGCGGACGGCACGGTGGTGCTGATGGGGGTGACGGCGAACACGACAGCCGCGGCGGTGACGTCGGCGGTGTCAGCGGCCCGGACGACGGGGGCGTGTGACGAGTCGAAGCAGAGTG contains:
- a CDS encoding AHH domain-containing protein — protein: MNPRLCLALFLLLVVPLLARAAPPEVEARLSVLEPVGVSEYHGSQGRGLKLTFKKLEPNPALELFSLEEARAVVEELGLPSARGVAMAGMAAEPPPPADLERRVRDAYEALYGPAQAALPDSLGRARWMRALALSPRYMGEGVREAAEEMFSSRAVLLSVGMSMMLYMVAWAAPEPVFSKAFATAVTIGLLMTYTAVELYNVGQACLRLYREAEAARTQAQLEAVAERFGKEMGGVGLRVLVTLAGARLARALPEVPGGGLWGMLSPPRYGFAGGGGRGGLRVGERAGAQVSVADGTVVLMGVTANTTAAAVTSAVSAARTTGACDESKQSDNQAHHLCTDKNDTSVISGGPWTPRFEEFFKRAGMSLDDPANIVYLRDHKGPHPEEYHQEIFDRLEDALGSCQSRAECRARLVEALGRIAGEVCTPGSKLNKLATRKP